One Conger conger chromosome 7, fConCon1.1, whole genome shotgun sequence genomic window, CAGAGCATTGTTAAAAATAGCAGCAGCCTCTGAGCGCCTCAAAGCCATGCAAACCTGCACCTCTCATTTGATCTTGGTGAGCATATTTTATCTTCCTCTAGGCTTTACCGCTGCACTGGGCTCCGCCATTCACCAAAACGCCAGGATCCTAAACATGTCTTTGGCGTCCATCTTGCCATCTATGGTGAATCCAATCATTTACTCACTGAAGACAGAAGACTTCAGAGAATCTATTAAAAAGTTTTACAGAAGAAACAAGAGAGACATCACTaaggaataaataaattcatgttATCATCACAAATGAACTATACTCTTTTATTGAACCATCCACTCAACTGTGAACTGGAAGAACAATTAAAAAACGTATTCTAATGAATTGGAATACAATGATCGATATGTAAAACAAGCAGACTTCAATAACCGCATTTATAGTGGCTTTTTCATGAAATTGTAAAATAGGTGATAACATTTCTGAATGTGTTTGAGGCACAGGTGTCAATAGCATAGTCTTTGAAGCACAGGTGTATGGCAattttcagtatctagtttttATTCTAGGCGTTTGATTGtcttggagtctgttattggcagtTGTCAACATGAGTACACAACAGCAAATACAGAGTTCGAAAATAGTATCACTGACTCCCCGGATTGAGTTCACAAATAATTATCAGAGAACAGTGTCATATCATATTCAAAACAAGGATATATGTGATTTATCACAATGCTACCTCAGTAACATTATGTAACATTATACGGGTTACATGGTTTACTACTCCTTTATTCCCCTATATAAAGCCAATCTGGATTATTAATGATTATTAAATGTgctataattgtaataatatttatatacactttcgttttttaatgaaaattaaatgtcttttacatatttaatgacattttaaggtaaaagaaatgtttctgaattaatttGGGTTTCATATTCAAGCGTTTGATATTGGGGTTATATCTGACCCCAGTTGGTCATTAATGTGTGTAAGATACGTTTGCTTGAGGGTTAAGAAGGAaaagcactggtgtatgttttggatcagtgcactgctgtgggatgaagcactatCACATGCATATGgtggcatttgattgaacttcgTCAGATGAGATGGTTCTGGACACGTCtgacttaattaatcaattatcaattaagaaaagggagccagcacctgtggcatcCATGCATGCCCAAGCTATGTACAGCCCGCTCACCAGCATATTTCAcgaaatggagggggggggggttgcttgCCATGGTaaaaggttggcatttatatagcgcctttatccaaagcactacaattcacctattcatacacacactcacacaccaatggtgattggctgccatgcaaggcaccaggaGCATttcagggttaggtgtcttgctcagggacacttgccagacgactgcactGAGCCAGTGTTGCCAATGGCAGCACTCTGAtgcaagtcaatcttggtctcatctgtctacAAGACAGGAACTCTGCGGGAAAACATGGTAACATGGCAATCCTGTTGTTGTCCTGTTCTTCCTTTTTGAATACATATTCTGCAAGTAAACAACGTTTTagtttatatattaaatatattgaaacacacaaacaaaagaatataaatgattaaatgaatacaaataatatacactcagtgagcactttattaggtatgtattagacttatgttttggacttctactgctgtagcctatccacttacagttatgatgtgttgtgtgtttagagatgctcttctgcataccactgttgtaatatgtgattatttgcattaccgtcaccttcctgtcagctttgaccagtctggtcattctcctctaacgtctcattaacaaggtgtttctgtctgcagaactgctgctcactctttttttttcaacattctttgcaaactctagagactagtatgtgtttctgtgtgcaaatcccaggatatcagcagtttctgagatactcaaaccaccctgtctgccacgaacaatcatttcacgatcaaagttacttagatcacattttttccccattctgatggttgatgtgaacattacctgaagcgcctgacccgtatctacacgattgtatacattgcactgctgccagacaattggctgattagataatcacatgaataagtaggtgtaataaagtgctctgtgagtgtaaatGATATAAATGGATagaaatgaatataaatgaatgattgACTACTTTATTAATACACAGTGGTTAACTGAAAATGattagtatttagtatttattttacagaattcaCATTGACCATAAATTATCTTTTAAATCTCACATTGAAAATCTTGTCTCTAAGTTTGTCGGTATGGAGCTGCTAtgttatggttctttttgagatttGGTGACTCCAAGTACTATGTTTAGCCATTAATGAATACTTTTTGTACCTATTACCATCTGTCGCTTTTTAATTAACagttttttggcttttctcaTGCTGCTGGATGACAAAGGAAATTTGCATGCGTCTTATCTCATCTTTAGTCTCttgtaaaacaggaagtgatggaatgacacaatatagttccattAGAGTGAAATTAACTAAACTAACTTAGATTTTTGAGACAATTtcaatttgtttaattttatttactgtttggggtgccaataattttgacaccaaTGGTCAAAATTTGATTATTtaataaacaacattaaaacatgagaagaaatgtattgaaataaaagtatgccATTTCCCCCATATGTTTTAGATAACATACAgatattatctgtgtttatgaCATGGagccatttttcttcatttttattaaggtgccaataattccggaGTCCACTGTAGATAGATAGACAagcaaatcaataaataaaaatctaacaAAAGAAGGAACTCAAAATAAATCCCTATCATTGCATCATGTTGCATTAATTATACACAAGCCATTCTTTTGTGTCCTGTTCCCTCTGTGTAATACTCAGTGTCAACACTGTATAAAAAGGACAGTGAATGCTCAGTGTCAACACTTGAAGAAAGACACTGAATGCTTTGACTCATCAAGTTCAAGGTGATACATCTACTAAAAGAGAAACACTGAAAGACGTTAGTCTGCAAACAATAGAAGAAAAGTTATTCTATATGAGAGATAGATAACATTGTGTACGTTTGCCTAAAGTTATTGGTAAGTATTATTCCCACCTTAATTTATTCCTTGTGAATTAATTATTCCTTAATTTATTAACTTCAAAATGCTACAATTTTCTGTTTAGCTTGAAGTGCAAAGCAATTATtgtaaaaagtaattaaatataaaacaattcaCTTAAAACAAGGAACAAAGGATTCTTTAACAAAATGTATGTTCTATTCAGAACAATATATATTGCATCAAATAACTTTGACCTCTTATATCtttcaaatgttttacttttttgatttttgaaagaaaatgtaaaatgtaaaatatttcagtgtATATATCAATTATTGTTATTGGTCATTATAAGGCTCTTTTTGGTTTAACGTTTCAGACTGCATCTaatatttttaatgatttttaaaataataataataataataataataataataataataataataataataattagcatTTGACTTGAATGCTGAAAGGTTTAGTtgtaaaagagaaataaaaaagatgtgAGTATGTAACATGGCCATTGTGTATTCCGCAGGGCCATGCCGCAGACACCGGTTTAAGGGCAGGAGCTCAAAGTGAGAAAAGGTCCCACAAACCAGGTAGGTCACCCAGTTATTGCACAGGATATATGTCATTTACCAAAATAagttattgaaaataaatgacaggaaaaataataaaacagataTTTTATCAAACCAAATGGTTACATTGGGCACAAAAGCCTTGCTGGAAGCTAGAATTTATAACATGTTTTTCAATCACAGATGAATGGATTGGAATGATCTTCGGAATTCtgggccgcgtttcccgataacggtgttTCTTAGCGTTTTATgaagactcgaaaggtataccttactaaagttgtttacttttctacgtgtattccccgaactatcacttaggctgttgcttaagggataggtTCCATTCGCGACGTTACTAGGTTTATTAACCTTTCTGATATCGATTACTCACCccatgcagcgactgcttgactgcgttatgaCTGAAAGTAGTGTTCTTTTTTAATTGAACACTACTATTGCATTATCCTACCGTATGGTTTGTGATATGAGATTGTGGTATCACACCTTGTCCCAACGCCACCTAGCAATGCGCGTTCTTTGGCGCGTCatgtattatttacattattttaatatctttgtcatggtgccttaaatgcctttcaatcagggttgattttccagaagcaccatcacattactggtgtaattcactattttcgctaATTAGCTGATGTTTTCGAAAAAaacgcaccaacaagcaaaacgcaccaacacggaaacaacataagctatggcaaaaaaaaacaaagaagcggtcccacagcttcacagcaaacaaaatgaggATTGTTAGAGGACATGGCGTGGAAATTTtgttccagttttaggactacagtGTCcaacaagacaaaaaataactatggttaaacatcgctccagcccacagcgagagtgggaaatcatcagtttatgaatatcataTAAAAGggaattaggcaacatgttcaataaagtgcaacatgcaggCTTCGAAATGTACACTTTTATTCTTTGCCTGAAGACAGTGCCATTAATGtcgtattttagtaatattattagccaactacaactactGTACAATTATTAGtatacatattgcttaacagattgagatgtctGTACGAcctacagaaggtatacttagttaagaacgtttcgggaaacacacTGAAACGTTAAGAAACAGCTTGGggtacaacttacgaacgaCGTAACGTGAAGacggcttcgggaaacgcagccctgTTTTGTAGTTGTCACATTAAGTTGTCATTTCAAACACAAGGATACACATTCCGTGTTACAACAATGATCAGTTTTATGACCAATTTAATAATCAGGTTTCATACTGAACATTAACCTATATTTTATTTGCAGGTCCTAAAGGACTCGTTTTTTAGGGGGTGAAAAACAGTGAGGAGCAAACAACCCGCAATGAGCCTGCTGAATTCAACCTTTCTAAACACCAGTCTTATGCGTCCTGACTTCTTTTTTATAactggtcttgctggtattccCCACACAAAATACTATTATATCTTCTTGTCCCTTATTTATGCTGTGACTGTACTGGGAAACActtttgtcatgtttatgatttacagtgaccactgtcttcacagtccaAAATACATTGCAGTTTTTACTTTGGCTGTGTCTGATTTGTGTGGAAGTACTGCACTTGTTCCACAGATGATTGACACCTTCCTggttaaatcacatttaatctcCTTTCAGGCCTGCTTAActagcattttttatttagggTTTTATTTAGGGTTTCTCGCTATGCAGTCTTTCACTCTCACTGTTCTGTCCTATGATAGACTTGTTGCTATATGCTTGCCACTGAGATACAATGAGATTGTTACTAATAAATCAATGTTGGTCATTATAGTCATATTATGGATAATTGCAGCACTGGCTTTTCTCATAGCTGTGATTTTTCTCAGCAAATTGTCATTatgcaaatccaatgtgctaaaCAGCTATTTCTGTGATCATGGACTCATATACCGTCTGGCGTGCAATGACTACACTCCCAGTTCAGTGATTCACTGGACACATCCTGTAATGATTCTCTGCGTTCCAGTACTTTTTATCACAGTTTCATACATTTGTATTGGCAGAGCATTATTAAAAATTGCAGCAACCTCAGAGCGCGTCAAAGCCCTGAAAACCTGCACCTCTCATTTGATCTTGGTGAGTGTGTTCTATTTTCCTATATGCTTTGCCGTTTTACTGGGCTCCACCATTCACCAAAACGCCAGGATCCTTAACATGTCTTTGGCATCCACCCTGCCATCTATGATGAATCCAATCATTTACTCACTGAAGACAGAGGATTTCAGAGAATCTATTAAAAAGTTTTACAGAAGAAATAAGAGAGACATcactaagaaataaataaattaatgttttaatgggtgtctcggtggcacagcctgtagagcactgaccgcatgctcattgcgagccgcgacgtcggcggctcaaatccgaccatctgacatttgttgcatgtctttccctctctctccctcccattcttcctgtctctctatactacactgtccaataaagctgaaaaaggcctaaaaaatatcttaaaatttttttttaatgttttcatcgAAAATGACTCACTGGCAAAtttaaccattttcttttttcaaaagccTCCGCTTTAGAGTAATTTGCAAATGTATCCAATGAATGGGAAGACAGTgaatgatatttaaaaaaaaacaatccaacATGGCCTTGAATAATTGCAGCtagaataattgtattatgattatggttattATTGGGTGTCAAGCAATGAAGCTGCGTAGacacacaatgggcctcatttatcaaacgtgagctgaACAAAATTCACCATGAATCCAAATattgtgggatttatcaaagtttttggATGTCAGCTTTTTCGTAGGAGCCAAAAGAacttcacgagtggtctcagctgtttgtattgtgtgcgGAAATGAAAGCGCACCGTTGTAAAGCGTGCTTTGTGCAtgtattattccattcatttatatttaggGGATATAAATGAACCTTAGTGTTTTGGTTTGGATttcccttcttcttcttattattattattattttatttttgtattactgtatttttgtttatttatttatttttgtattattattttttactccaGTTTTGGGCCTATAACTTCTGTTTGGACAGGTGACAACTCTTGAAAATTTGCAGGCCTATGAAGAATGGTGGCCGCTACAAGCCCTATTAATATTTAACCGATTGGCCTGTAGGTGGCGCTATAGCGTttgttcttacattttatattcaaaCACTAATAGCTTTTTATCTATCTACCTTTCATCGTAGGAAGATGGGATTAGGCTTAATCGAATCGGTTTATCATGCTGAACGGCCTCTGGGTTTGTAATCTACTTTTGGTTcaaattttttatattattaattttatgCGAAACGCTTAAACGACATCTCCTCCAAAACCAACTGACCGATTTGCATGCAACTTAAATTAAAACGTTTACAGCCACCTTCTCTTTAAAATTTATATAATGACAGTTTCTATGTCAAAAATTGTGC contains:
- the LOC133133449 gene encoding olfactory receptor 1E16-like, which translates into the protein MSLLNSTFLNTSLMRPDFFFITGLAGIPHTKYYYIFLSLIYAVTVLGNTFVMFMIYSDHCLHSPKYIAVFTLAVSDLCGSTALVPQMIDTFLVKSHLISFQACLTSIFYLGFYLGFLAMQSFTLTVLSYDRLVAICLPLRYNEIVTNKSMLVIIVILWIIAALAFLIAVIFLSKLSLCKSNVLNSYFCDHGLIYRLACNDYTPSSVIHWTHPVMILCVPVLFITVSYICIGRALLKIAATSERVKALKTCTSHLILVSVFYFPICFAVLLGSTIHQNARILNMSLASTLPSMMNPIIYSLKTEDFRESIKKFYRRNKRDITKK